One genomic window of Comamonas serinivorans includes the following:
- the cgtA gene encoding Obg family GTPase CgtA, with protein MKFVDEAYIDIAAGDGGNGCVSFRHEKYKEFGGPNGGDGGRGGHVWALADVGLNTLVDYRYSRRHEAKRGEHGMGSDMFGAAGDDITLKMPVGTIISDAETGEVLYELLTPGEKLMIAKGGDGGFGNLRFKSAINRAPRQKTPGWPGERKNLKLELKVLADVGLLGMPNAGKSTLIAAVSNARPKIADYPFTTLHPNLGVVRVGPEQSFVIADVPGLIEGASEGAGLGHQFLRHLQRTRLLLHIVDAAPFDEAVDPVAQAKAIVAELKKFDPELHAKPRWLVLNKMDMVPEDERAARVKDIVKRLRFKGPVYELSALTRQGCEQLMRDIFQQVAAEQPSLDDLEVDPRFRPVDGEVG; from the coding sequence ATGAAATTTGTTGACGAAGCCTACATTGACATTGCCGCAGGCGACGGGGGCAACGGCTGTGTCTCGTTCCGCCACGAAAAGTACAAGGAATTTGGCGGCCCCAACGGCGGGGATGGTGGCCGTGGCGGCCACGTCTGGGCGTTGGCCGATGTGGGTTTGAACACCCTGGTCGATTACCGCTACTCGCGCCGCCACGAGGCCAAGCGTGGCGAGCACGGCATGGGGTCGGACATGTTCGGCGCGGCCGGCGACGACATCACGCTCAAGATGCCCGTGGGCACCATCATCTCCGACGCCGAGACGGGCGAGGTGCTGTACGAGTTGCTCACGCCGGGCGAGAAGCTCATGATTGCCAAGGGTGGCGACGGCGGGTTCGGCAACCTGCGTTTCAAGAGTGCCATCAACCGCGCACCGCGGCAAAAGACGCCGGGGTGGCCCGGCGAGCGCAAGAACCTCAAACTCGAGCTGAAGGTGCTGGCGGATGTGGGCTTGCTGGGCATGCCCAATGCGGGCAAATCCACGCTGATTGCGGCGGTGTCGAATGCGCGGCCCAAGATCGCCGACTACCCCTTCACGACCTTGCACCCCAACCTGGGGGTGGTGCGTGTGGGGCCTGAGCAGAGCTTTGTGATTGCCGATGTGCCGGGGTTGATCGAAGGCGCGTCGGAAGGTGCGGGCCTGGGCCATCAGTTTCTGCGCCACCTGCAGCGCACGCGCCTGCTGCTGCACATCGTCGATGCGGCCCCGTTTGACGAGGCGGTGGACCCCGTGGCGCAAGCCAAGGCCATCGTGGCCGAGTTGAAGAAGTTCGACCCTGAGCTCCATGCCAAGCCGCGCTGGCTGGTGCTGAACAAGATGGACATGGTGCCCGAGGATGAGCGCGCCGCGCGCGTCAAGGACATCGTCAAGCGCCTGCGCTTCAAGGGGCCGGTGTATGAGCTGTCGGCTCTGACGCGCCAGGGCTGTGAGCAGCTGATGCGGGACATCTTCCAGCAGGTCGCTGCCGAGCAGCCGTCGCTGGACGATCTGGAGGTGGACCCGCGCTTCCGGCCTGTGGATGGCGAGGTGGGCTGA
- the rpmA gene encoding 50S ribosomal protein L27, with amino-acid sequence MAQKKGGGSTRNGRDSKPKMLGVKAFGGQTISAGSIIVRQRGTKFHAGVNVGQGKDHTLYALVDGRVSFATRGALGKQVVDITPAA; translated from the coding sequence ATGGCACAGAAAAAAGGCGGCGGCTCAACGCGAAACGGGCGTGATTCCAAGCCCAAAATGCTCGGTGTGAAGGCCTTCGGTGGTCAGACCATCTCGGCTGGCTCCATCATCGTGCGCCAGCGCGGCACCAAGTTCCACGCCGGTGTGAACGTGGGCCAGGGCAAGGACCACACGCTGTATGCGCTGGTGGACGGTCGGGTCAGTTTTGCCACGCGCGGTGCGCTGGGCAAGCAAGTGGTGGACATCACCCCCGCTGCCTGA
- the rplU gene encoding 50S ribosomal protein L21, whose amino-acid sequence MYAVVKTGGKQYRVAAGDKIKVEQIAADVGQEVVLGEVLAVGTGSDLKIGTPLVSGATVTAKVVSQGKHDKVRIFKMRRRKHYQKRQGHRQLFTELEIGTINA is encoded by the coding sequence ATGTACGCGGTCGTAAAAACCGGTGGCAAGCAGTATCGCGTTGCTGCCGGCGACAAGATTAAAGTAGAACAGATTGCTGCGGACGTTGGCCAAGAGGTGGTGCTCGGCGAGGTGCTGGCAGTGGGTACTGGCAGCGACCTGAAGATCGGCACGCCCCTGGTGTCTGGCGCAACCGTGACGGCCAAGGTCGTCTCCCAAGGCAAGCACGACAAGGTGCGCATTTTCAAGATGCGTCGTCGCAAGCACTATCAAAAGCGTCAAGGCCATCGCCAACTCTTCACCGAGCTGGAAATCGGCACCATCAACGCTTAA
- a CDS encoding polyprenyl synthetase family protein, protein MDAVDHVIRNRLDSGVPLVGQVARYIISAGGKRLRPAMLLLVCGALNYREPTRHTLAAVVEFIHTATLLHDDVVDASTLRRGRDTANEVFGNPASVLVGDFLYSRAFQMMVESHNMRVMEVLAEATNVIAEGEVLQLMNMHDASLSEAEYLRVIRSKTAKLFEASARIGALLAEQPPAIEEACATYGQAIGTAFQLIDDVLDYDGASAEMGKNIGDDLREGKATLPLIAAMQRSAESDAAVIRHAIEEGSTEALEQVIAIVARSGALDVARQAAQSEAQRAIDAISVLPPSEYREALIQLGTQLLSRRA, encoded by the coding sequence ATGGATGCGGTCGACCACGTGATCCGCAACCGGCTGGACTCGGGCGTGCCCCTGGTGGGCCAGGTCGCGCGCTACATCATTTCAGCCGGCGGCAAACGCCTGCGTCCCGCCATGCTGCTGCTGGTCTGCGGCGCACTGAACTACCGCGAACCCACCCGTCACACGCTGGCCGCCGTCGTCGAGTTCATCCACACGGCCACCCTGCTGCACGACGACGTGGTCGACGCCTCCACGCTGCGCCGCGGCCGGGACACCGCGAACGAGGTATTCGGCAATCCCGCCAGCGTGCTGGTAGGCGACTTCCTCTATTCGCGCGCGTTCCAAATGATGGTCGAGTCGCACAACATGCGCGTGATGGAGGTGCTGGCCGAAGCGACCAACGTCATCGCCGAGGGCGAAGTCCTGCAGCTCATGAACATGCACGACGCCTCGCTCAGCGAAGCCGAGTACCTGCGCGTGATTCGCTCCAAGACCGCCAAGCTGTTCGAGGCCAGCGCGCGCATTGGCGCCCTGCTCGCCGAGCAGCCCCCCGCCATCGAAGAGGCCTGTGCGACCTACGGGCAAGCCATCGGTACGGCGTTCCAGCTCATCGACGACGTGCTGGACTACGACGGCGCCTCGGCCGAAATGGGCAAAAACATCGGCGATGACCTGCGCGAGGGCAAAGCCACGCTGCCGCTGATTGCCGCCATGCAGCGCAGCGCCGAGAGCGATGCCGCCGTGATCCGCCATGCCATCGAAGAAGGCTCGACCGAGGCACTCGAGCAGGTGATCGCCATCGTGGCGCGATCGGGTGCGTTGGATGTGGCTCGCCAGGCCGCGCAATCCGAGGCGCAACGCGCCATCGATGCAATTTCTGTGCTGCCGCCGTCGGAATACCGCGAAGCCCTGATACAATTGGGGACTCAGCTGCTTTCGCGGCGCGCTTGA
- a CDS encoding NUDIX hydrolase gives MTQSVHAELVAVLVAVTQGQPRVLTIQGGSLLPAGPFEAEHRSLQMGLRAWVEAQTHHPLGYVEQLYTFADRDRAYADGARIVSISYLALTREPEGDDPSGSADSQAGWQDWYRYFPWEDWREGAPAVIEAHVVPALQGWAHQVEGERAQRRWQRAAAAFGLDGSDWNEDLVLQRYELMFEAGLVPEAVRRHGPALHAPLAGLGAPMAHDHRRILATGIARLRAKIKYRPVVFELMPPAFTLLQLQQTVQALAGRVLHKQNFRRLIEQQDLVEETGALTQAGAGRPAKLFRFRRDVMLERALAGSKLPLARGG, from the coding sequence GTGACGCAATCCGTCCATGCCGAATTGGTGGCAGTGCTGGTCGCCGTCACCCAGGGTCAACCCCGCGTGCTGACCATTCAGGGCGGCAGTCTGTTGCCCGCCGGGCCGTTTGAGGCCGAACACCGCTCCTTGCAGATGGGCTTGCGCGCCTGGGTCGAGGCGCAGACCCATCACCCGCTGGGCTATGTGGAGCAGCTCTACACCTTTGCCGATCGCGATCGTGCGTACGCCGATGGCGCCCGCATCGTGTCCATCAGCTACCTGGCGTTGACGCGGGAGCCGGAGGGGGATGACCCGAGCGGCTCGGCCGATTCGCAGGCGGGCTGGCAGGACTGGTACCGTTACTTCCCCTGGGAAGACTGGCGGGAGGGCGCGCCCGCCGTCATCGAGGCGCATGTGGTGCCGGCCCTGCAAGGGTGGGCGCACCAGGTCGAAGGTGAGCGCGCGCAGCGACGCTGGCAGCGTGCGGCCGCAGCCTTTGGGCTGGATGGCAGCGACTGGAACGAAGACCTGGTTCTGCAGCGCTATGAACTCATGTTCGAAGCGGGTTTGGTCCCTGAAGCCGTGCGCAGGCATGGGCCTGCGCTGCATGCCCCCCTTGCCGGCTTGGGCGCGCCCATGGCGCACGACCACCGGCGCATCCTGGCCACGGGCATCGCGAGGTTGCGGGCCAAGATCAAGTATCGGCCCGTGGTGTTTGAGCTGATGCCGCCGGCGTTCACCCTGCTGCAGCTGCAGCAGACCGTGCAGGCCTTGGCCGGTCGCGTGCTGCACAAGCAAAACTTCCGGCGCCTGATCGAGCAACAAGACCTCGTCGAGGAAACCGGTGCACTGACGCAGGCGGGCGCCGGTCGACCCGCCAAGCTGTTTCGGTTTCGCCGCGACGTGATGCTGGAGCGCGCCCTGGCGGGCAGCAAGCTGCCCCTGGCGCGTGGGGGCTGA
- the ffh gene encoding signal recognition particle protein, which produces MATALTDKLSLLVKKISGQARITEENVADMLREVRMALLEADVALPVVRDFVARVKEKALGQEVLGSLKPGQALVGIVNKELAATMGEGVADLDLAAQPPAVILMAGLQGAGKTTTTAKLARHLIQKRKKKVLTVSGDVYRPAAIEQLKTVTAQAGADWFPSDPSQKPVDIAKAALDHARRQFYDVLLVDTAGRLSIDEALMAEIKALHAELNPVETLFVVDAMQGQDAVNTAKAFKEALPLTGIVLTKMDGDSRGGAALSVRQITGAPIKFAGVSEKIDGLEAFDAERHAGRILGMGDIVALVEQVATGVDMEAARKLADKVKTGSGFDLEDFRNQLQQMKQMGGLSNLMDKLPTQIAAKASEADLTRAEKDIRRKEGIINSMTPKERRKPELIKATRKRRIAAGAGVHVQEVNRLLKEFEQMQGMMKQMKGGGLMKMMKRLGGMKGLMGGGGMPPGLGGPGGKLPF; this is translated from the coding sequence ATGGCAACCGCACTCACCGACAAATTATCGCTGCTGGTCAAGAAGATCAGCGGCCAGGCCCGCATCACCGAAGAGAACGTGGCGGACATGCTGCGCGAGGTGCGCATGGCCTTGCTGGAGGCCGACGTGGCCTTGCCCGTGGTGCGCGATTTCGTCGCCCGCGTGAAAGAGAAGGCTTTGGGCCAGGAGGTCCTGGGCTCGCTCAAACCGGGCCAGGCCCTGGTGGGCATCGTCAACAAAGAGTTGGCCGCCACCATGGGCGAAGGCGTGGCCGATCTCGATCTGGCGGCGCAGCCTCCAGCCGTGATCCTGATGGCCGGCCTGCAGGGCGCGGGCAAAACCACCACCACGGCCAAGCTCGCGCGGCACCTGATTCAAAAGCGCAAGAAGAAGGTGTTGACCGTGTCCGGGGACGTGTACCGACCCGCGGCCATCGAGCAGTTGAAGACCGTCACCGCGCAGGCCGGCGCCGACTGGTTCCCCAGCGACCCGTCGCAAAAGCCGGTCGACATTGCCAAGGCGGCGCTCGACCACGCGCGCCGCCAGTTCTACGACGTGTTGCTGGTCGACACGGCGGGCCGCTTGTCCATCGACGAAGCCTTGATGGCCGAAATCAAGGCCTTGCATGCCGAGCTGAACCCGGTCGAAACCCTGTTCGTGGTGGACGCCATGCAGGGCCAGGACGCCGTCAACACCGCCAAGGCGTTCAAGGAGGCCTTGCCGCTCACGGGCATCGTGCTGACCAAGATGGACGGCGATTCGCGCGGCGGTGCAGCGCTGTCGGTGCGGCAGATCACCGGGGCGCCGATCAAGTTCGCGGGGGTGTCCGAAAAGATCGATGGTCTCGAGGCGTTCGATGCCGAGCGCCACGCCGGCCGCATCCTGGGCATGGGCGACATCGTCGCCCTGGTCGAGCAAGTGGCCACGGGCGTGGACATGGAGGCTGCGCGCAAGCTGGCTGACAAGGTCAAGACCGGCAGTGGTTTCGACCTGGAGGATTTCCGCAACCAACTGCAGCAGATGAAGCAAATGGGGGGCTTGTCCAACCTGATGGACAAGCTGCCGACGCAGATTGCCGCCAAGGCCAGCGAGGCGGACCTGACCCGCGCCGAGAAGGACATCCGCCGCAAGGAAGGCATCATCAACTCGATGACGCCAAAGGAGCGGCGCAAGCCCGAGCTCATCAAGGCCACGCGCAAACGCCGCATCGCCGCCGGTGCCGGCGTGCATGTGCAAGAGGTGAACCGGCTGCTCAAGGAGTTCGAGCAGATGCAGGGCATGATGAAGCAGATGAAGGGTGGCGGCCTCATGAAGATGATGAAGCGCCTGGGGGGCATGAAAGGCTTGATGGGCGGCGGAGGCATGCCCCCGGGCCTGGGTGGTCCGGGCGGAAAGCTGCCGTTTTGA
- a CDS encoding cytochrome C assembly family protein, giving the protein MILASASLGHWALPGLAALVYGLVALAGKRLSARAARVSLMLAWLLHGCAIGQDLFSTPPHFGFAQTCSITVWLMMTVYLVESQVMPQMKARLALAGFGTAVLLLTLAFPGHPLPPTHSVLLPLHWALGIAAYGLFAVAVVHGWVMARSESRIRQGQEADAGVPLLKLERLTFRFVAAGFVLLTATLLVGTLFGEALYGKAHLGWRWDHKRVFALLSWLVFAVLLFGRWRFGWRGKRALRMLYAGSALLLLAYVGSRFVLEVVLRTPA; this is encoded by the coding sequence ATGATTTTAGCGAGTGCGTCTTTGGGCCACTGGGCCTTGCCCGGGTTGGCCGCACTGGTCTACGGCTTGGTCGCCCTGGCCGGCAAGCGCCTGAGTGCGAGGGCAGCGCGCGTGTCCCTGATGCTGGCCTGGCTGCTGCACGGATGTGCCATTGGACAGGATCTGTTCAGCACCCCGCCGCATTTCGGTTTCGCCCAGACCTGTTCCATCACCGTGTGGCTGATGATGACGGTGTACCTGGTGGAGAGCCAGGTCATGCCGCAGATGAAGGCGCGCCTCGCCCTGGCCGGATTTGGCACGGCGGTGCTGCTGCTCACGCTGGCGTTTCCGGGCCACCCCCTGCCCCCGACCCACTCCGTGCTGCTGCCCCTGCACTGGGCACTGGGCATCGCGGCCTATGGCCTGTTTGCCGTGGCCGTGGTGCACGGCTGGGTCATGGCGCGTTCGGAATCCCGCATCCGCCAAGGGCAAGAGGCCGATGCCGGCGTGCCCTTGCTGAAGCTGGAGCGCCTGACCTTCCGCTTCGTGGCGGCGGGCTTCGTGCTGCTGACCGCCACCTTGCTCGTGGGCACCTTGTTTGGCGAAGCGCTGTACGGCAAGGCGCATCTGGGCTGGCGCTGGGACCACAAGCGCGTGTTCGCGCTGCTGTCCTGGCTGGTGTTTGCGGTGCTGCTGTTCGGGCGCTGGCGGTTTGGCTGGCGCGGCAAGCGCGCCCTGCGCATGCTGTATGCCGGCTCGGCACTGCTGCTGCTGGCCTATGTGGGGTCCCGCTTCGTCCTGGAAGTGGTGTTGAGGACACCGGCTTGA
- a CDS encoding PP0621 family protein yields the protein MVLLLAVLAGVWLVKRQQARKLHAAQSRRRRPQVTHATPMLACRHCGVHVPQHEAVQGRLGAYCSRAHQQASEPSRS from the coding sequence ATGGTGCTGCTCCTGGCCGTCCTGGCCGGCGTCTGGCTGGTCAAGCGCCAGCAGGCGCGCAAGCTGCATGCGGCTCAGTCCCGCCGCCGCCGGCCGCAGGTGACGCACGCCACCCCCATGCTGGCCTGCCGCCACTGCGGCGTGCACGTCCCCCAGCACGAGGCGGTTCAGGGCCGCCTCGGGGCATATTGCAGCCGCGCGCACCAGCAGGCGAGCGAACCCTCGCGCTCATGA
- a CDS encoding sensor histidine kinase, which yields MTGRVLIAFALLLLQMVLTINNIKYSNQGLWTFALCVAYLAQTVLVRVVFNPVRPGNAFARQWVATALVDVVMFGMLQFTRSGTLTYLPLFVYPVLTSGVLATRKLALGTAALCTLILLGEPWLTGQHLDAQVTSGLMQGALASTGLLLVALLTNQLTHRLQQAQAHARRTQADAQRSRAEAQIMRLINERVIDAMPQGILVLNEKLQVRSANPAALTMLGLPETHLLASLRLTDQAGWIELVDVAKLTFARGAIDHAEINVTQRSRTQVHLTVNTQTTSSPEAAQRPMCLMFMQDLRESEAKLRTEKLASMGRMSAAVAHEIRNPLAAISQANALLQEELNDPMARRLTGMVEQNAQRLGRIVDDILDVARVKEVGERDESDALALDAHVRTLCQEWADQHQVGTRLQVKLSADEVLAAFRPDHLRRILVNLLDNAARYATHAQGAIQVSTHADRATGPVLLMVWSDGKALDQGVQKHLFEPFFSSESRSSGLGLYICQELCHRHGGAIAYERTPRQINGSTQQGNEFFISMKRWQHTANAPLDPDADTSR from the coding sequence ATGACGGGGCGTGTGCTGATCGCCTTCGCCCTGTTGTTGCTGCAGATGGTGTTGACCATCAACAACATCAAGTACTCCAACCAGGGCCTGTGGACCTTTGCGCTGTGCGTCGCCTACCTGGCGCAAACCGTCTTGGTCCGCGTGGTGTTCAACCCGGTGAGGCCGGGCAACGCCTTTGCACGGCAATGGGTGGCCACGGCGCTGGTCGATGTGGTGATGTTCGGCATGTTGCAGTTCACCCGCAGCGGCACCCTCACCTACCTGCCCTTGTTCGTGTACCCCGTCCTCACCTCGGGGGTGCTGGCCACCCGCAAGCTGGCACTGGGCACGGCGGCGCTGTGCACGCTGATCTTGCTGGGCGAGCCCTGGTTGACCGGCCAGCACCTGGACGCTCAGGTGACCTCCGGCCTGATGCAGGGCGCGCTGGCCTCCACGGGCTTGTTGCTGGTGGCGCTGCTGACCAACCAGCTCACCCACCGGCTGCAGCAGGCCCAAGCCCACGCCCGGCGTACCCAGGCCGATGCGCAGCGCAGCCGCGCCGAGGCGCAGATCATGCGGCTGATCAACGAACGCGTGATCGATGCCATGCCTCAGGGCATCCTGGTGCTGAACGAAAAACTGCAGGTGCGCTCGGCCAACCCGGCCGCGCTGACCATGCTGGGGCTGCCTGAAACACACCTGCTGGCTTCGCTCAGGCTGACCGACCAGGCCGGCTGGATCGAGCTGGTGGACGTGGCCAAGCTGACCTTTGCCCGTGGCGCCATCGACCATGCGGAGATCAACGTCACCCAGCGCTCCCGCACGCAGGTGCACCTGACGGTGAACACGCAAACCACCTCGTCGCCAGAAGCCGCCCAGCGCCCCATGTGCCTGATGTTCATGCAGGACCTGCGCGAATCGGAGGCCAAGCTGCGCACCGAAAAACTGGCCTCCATGGGCCGCATGTCGGCCGCCGTGGCCCACGAGATCCGCAACCCCCTGGCGGCGATCTCCCAGGCCAACGCCTTGCTGCAGGAGGAGTTGAACGACCCCATGGCACGCCGGCTGACGGGCATGGTCGAGCAAAACGCGCAGCGCCTGGGGCGCATCGTCGACGACATCCTGGACGTTGCCCGCGTGAAGGAAGTCGGCGAGCGCGACGAGTCCGACGCCCTCGCGCTGGATGCCCACGTCCGCACCCTGTGCCAGGAGTGGGCCGATCAGCACCAGGTGGGCACGCGCCTGCAGGTCAAACTCAGCGCCGACGAGGTGCTGGCGGCGTTTCGCCCCGACCACCTGCGCCGGATCCTCGTGAACCTGCTGGACAATGCCGCCCGCTACGCCACGCACGCCCAAGGCGCCATCCAAGTCAGCACCCATGCGGACCGGGCCACCGGCCCCGTGCTGCTCATGGTCTGGAGCGACGGCAAGGCGCTGGACCAAGGCGTGCAAAAGCACTTGTTCGAGCCCTTTTTCTCATCCGAAAGCCGCTCCAGCGGGCTGGGCCTCTACATTTGCCAGGAACTGTGCCACCGACATGGCGGGGCCATCGCCTACGAGCGCACGCCACGCCAGATCAACGGCAGCACCCAACAAGGCAACGAATTCTTCATCAGCATGAAGCGCTGGCAACACACGGCCAACGCCCCCTTGGACCCTGACGCTGACACCAGCCGCTGA
- a CDS encoding sigma-54-dependent transcriptional regulator: MPATPARILIVDDEPDLRTLYELTLLREGHKVEAAGTVSEAMSLLKGHGFDLIITDMRLPDGLGLDILQHVTQTQRREKAVVITAYGSAESAVESLKAGAFDYLTKPVDLKQFRAVVSTALAAQAPPAVAAQERSTAPAPLAAERDPGSMTHPAGEAALHRLVGNSALMQNVRARIVKAARSMAPVLVRGESGTGKELVAKGVHACSHRSEGPFVAVNCGAIPEALLEAEFFGARKGSFTGATQDRPGFFQAAQGGTLFLDEIGELPLSMQAKLLRALQERKVRALGTTQEEAVDVRIVSATHRDLAAAVQQGTFRQDLYYRLNVIEILLPALRDRLEDLPALCDALLDKLATESGYPIPHLTPRQLRTLASLPLEGNVRELENLLQRAIALGDESKLQLDTSLADDPEVLAIDIPLTPSTTPEFPIVPPAPVRTSQVPASDTTLPADLSKWLDEQERQVLVKALEETNFNRTAAAAKLGLNLRQIRYRMARLNINAPGHDDDA, translated from the coding sequence ATGCCCGCTACCCCCGCTCGCATTCTCATCGTGGACGACGAACCGGATTTGCGCACCCTGTATGAGCTCACCCTTTTGCGCGAAGGCCACAAGGTGGAGGCGGCCGGCACGGTGAGCGAGGCCATGTCCTTGCTCAAAGGCCATGGCTTCGACCTCATCATCACCGACATGCGACTGCCGGATGGCCTGGGTCTGGACATCCTGCAGCACGTCACGCAAACACAGCGGCGCGAGAAGGCCGTGGTCATCACCGCCTATGGCTCGGCCGAAAGCGCCGTCGAATCCCTGAAGGCCGGTGCCTTCGACTACCTCACCAAGCCGGTCGATCTCAAACAGTTCCGCGCCGTCGTGAGCACGGCCTTGGCGGCGCAGGCGCCCCCCGCCGTCGCGGCGCAAGAGCGCAGTACCGCGCCGGCTCCCCTGGCCGCTGAACGCGATCCCGGCAGCATGACCCATCCCGCCGGCGAAGCGGCGCTCCATCGCCTGGTGGGCAACTCCGCGCTGATGCAGAACGTGCGGGCACGCATCGTGAAGGCAGCCCGCTCCATGGCGCCCGTGCTGGTGCGCGGCGAATCCGGCACCGGCAAAGAGCTGGTGGCCAAGGGCGTCCATGCCTGCAGCCACCGCAGCGAGGGACCGTTTGTCGCCGTGAACTGCGGCGCCATTCCCGAAGCCCTGCTCGAGGCCGAATTTTTCGGCGCCCGCAAAGGCTCGTTCACCGGCGCCACCCAGGACCGCCCGGGCTTCTTTCAAGCCGCGCAAGGCGGCACCTTGTTCCTCGATGAAATCGGCGAACTCCCGCTGTCCATGCAGGCCAAGCTGCTGCGCGCCCTGCAGGAACGCAAAGTGCGCGCCTTGGGCACCACACAGGAAGAAGCCGTGGACGTGCGCATCGTCAGCGCCACTCACCGGGATCTGGCGGCTGCCGTGCAGCAGGGCACCTTCCGCCAGGACTTGTACTACCGGCTGAACGTCATCGAAATCCTGTTGCCCGCCTTGCGCGACCGCCTGGAAGACCTGCCTGCCCTGTGCGACGCGCTGTTGGACAAGCTGGCCACCGAAAGCGGCTACCCCATACCCCACCTGACGCCGCGGCAGCTCCGCACCCTCGCCTCATTGCCGCTGGAAGGCAACGTGCGCGAGCTGGAAAACCTGCTGCAACGCGCCATCGCGCTGGGCGATGAATCGAAGCTGCAGCTGGACACGTCGCTGGCCGACGACCCCGAAGTCCTCGCCATCGACATCCCGCTGACGCCCTCCACGACGCCCGAGTTCCCGATCGTGCCCCCTGCACCGGTCCGCACGTCGCAGGTTCCGGCCAGCGACACCACCTTGCCCGCCGACCTGTCCAAATGGCTGGACGAACAAGAGCGCCAGGTGTTGGTCAAGGCCCTGGAAGAGACGAACTTCAACCGCACCGCGGCGGCGGCCAAGCTGGGCCTGAACCTGCGTCAGATCCGCTACCGCATGGCACGGCTGAACATCAACGCCCCCGGCCATGACGACGATGCCTGA
- the ampD gene encoding 1,6-anhydro-N-acetylmuramyl-L-alanine amidase AmpD translates to MPDPTLWRDGWLSGIVHRPSPNFGPRPAQASIDLVVVHSISLPPGEYGGPQVEQLFTNQLDWDAHPYFTALRGLEVSSHFFIRRTGEVVQFVSCDARAWHAGQSSFQGRPNCNDFSIGIELEGLEGSRFETPQYHALSDLIESIAAHYPLKCVAGHEHIAPGRKADPGPGFDWPRLAELLHGTPLTLAV, encoded by the coding sequence ATGCCTGACCCCACCCTGTGGCGTGACGGCTGGCTCAGCGGCATCGTCCATCGGCCTTCACCCAATTTCGGCCCCCGGCCTGCGCAGGCCAGCATCGACCTCGTGGTCGTGCACTCCATCAGCCTGCCGCCGGGTGAGTACGGGGGCCCGCAGGTCGAGCAGCTGTTCACCAACCAGCTCGATTGGGACGCCCACCCCTACTTCACCGCCCTCCGCGGGCTGGAGGTGTCGTCGCACTTCTTCATCCGGCGGACCGGCGAGGTCGTGCAATTCGTCAGCTGCGACGCGCGGGCCTGGCACGCGGGTCAATCCAGCTTTCAAGGTCGGCCCAACTGCAACGATTTTTCCATCGGCATCGAGCTTGAAGGCCTGGAAGGCTCTCGCTTTGAGACACCGCAGTATCATGCCTTGTCCGATTTGATTGAAAGCATTGCAGCCCACTACCCCCTGAAATGCGTGGCAGGTCACGAGCACATAGCCCCCGGGCGCAAAGCCGATCCAGGCCCCGGTTTCGACTGGCCTCGCCTGGCTGAACTGCTGCATGGCACGCCCCTGACGCTGGCCGTTTGA